One Halorientalis litorea DNA segment encodes these proteins:
- a CDS encoding DUF5808 domain-containing protein, whose protein sequence is MADKPQSGELFGVPYNFERPSVRRLLSSYWRPDEGMLVEKPFGIGYTLNLANWRSWVVLAVAAVLFWQQRDGGEGGDREEDEPVEVVVD, encoded by the coding sequence ATGGCAGACAAGCCGCAGTCCGGCGAACTCTTCGGCGTGCCGTACAACTTCGAGCGACCGAGTGTCAGACGGCTCCTGTCGTCGTACTGGCGACCCGACGAGGGGATGCTCGTGGAGAAGCCCTTCGGCATCGGGTACACGCTGAACCTCGCCAACTGGCGGTCGTGGGTCGTGCTGGCCGTCGCCGCCGTCCTCTTCTGGCAACAGCGCGACGGCGGCGAGGGCGGTGACCGCGAGGAGGACGAACCCGTCGAAGTCGTCGTGGACTAA
- a CDS encoding 30S ribosomal protein S27ae, translated as MPRHEFYDDDGTTEKEMCPRCGDAFLADHGDRQHCGRCGYTEWQ; from the coding sequence ATGCCCCGTCACGAGTTCTACGACGACGACGGCACCACCGAGAAGGAGATGTGCCCACGCTGTGGCGACGCCTTCCTCGCGGACCACGGCGACCGCCAGCACTGCGGCCGGTGTGGCTACACCGAGTGGCAGTAG
- a CDS encoding GTP-dependent dephospho-CoA kinase family protein: MTDEPDETATGDTADDEEPSADVVVTLQQSLRGELKEPFGPLYTDAETLLADADDPLVAVGDIVTYHLVRAGQVPDVALVDGHTKRSTVEDHVQEAIDSGVFDREVRVPNPPATLSADLLTALRDALDADGSTVVVVDGEEDLGALPAIVAAPDAASVVYGQPDEGMVLVTCDAETVDVVRDLLTRMDGDTGRLWGLLGLAD, translated from the coding sequence GTGACCGACGAACCAGACGAGACGGCCACGGGGGACACGGCCGACGACGAAGAGCCGTCGGCGGATGTCGTCGTCACACTCCAGCAGTCCCTCCGTGGCGAACTGAAAGAGCCGTTCGGGCCGCTCTACACCGACGCGGAGACGCTGTTGGCCGACGCCGACGACCCGCTCGTCGCAGTCGGAGACATCGTGACGTACCACCTCGTGCGCGCCGGGCAGGTGCCGGACGTGGCACTGGTCGACGGCCACACCAAACGCTCGACGGTCGAAGACCACGTACAGGAGGCCATCGACAGTGGCGTGTTCGACCGCGAGGTGCGGGTGCCGAACCCGCCAGCGACGCTGTCGGCCGACCTGTTGACCGCGCTCCGCGACGCGCTCGACGCCGACGGGTCGACGGTCGTCGTCGTGGACGGCGAGGAGGACTTGGGGGCACTCCCCGCTATCGTCGCCGCGCCGGACGCCGCAAGCGTCGTCTACGGACAGCCAGACGAAGGGATGGTATTGGTCACCTGTGACGCGGAGACGGTCGATGTGGTGCGTGACCTCCTCACACGGATGGACGGGGACACCGGCCGTCTGTGGGGACTCCTCGGACTCGCCGACTGA
- the spt4 gene encoding transcription elongation factor subunit Spt4, whose amino-acid sequence MADRLVCRECHRVQDAEQEEACVACGSTSLTEDWAGYVIITHPEESEVAAEMQVEEPGKYALKVR is encoded by the coding sequence ATGGCCGATAGACTCGTCTGTCGCGAGTGCCACCGCGTGCAGGACGCCGAACAGGAGGAAGCCTGTGTCGCCTGCGGGTCGACGTCGCTGACCGAGGACTGGGCCGGCTACGTCATCATCACCCATCCCGAGGAGAGCGAGGTTGCCGCGGAGATGCAGGTCGAAGAGCCCGGCAAGTACGCACTGAAGGTCCGTTGA
- a CDS encoding 30S ribosomal protein S24e, with the protein MDIDIVEEAENPMLHRTDVRFEMVHEDATPSRLSVRDSLAAKLNKEAEEVVVHELDTKFGMRKTVGYAKVYETPEHAQDVEQDHMLERNKITADGEEAEEEAEEA; encoded by the coding sequence ATGGATATCGATATCGTCGAGGAAGCCGAGAACCCGATGCTACACCGGACCGACGTGCGCTTCGAGATGGTCCACGAGGACGCCACGCCCTCCCGACTCTCCGTGCGTGACAGTCTCGCCGCCAAACTCAACAAGGAGGCCGAAGAGGTCGTCGTCCACGAACTCGACACGAAGTTCGGGATGCGCAAGACCGTCGGCTACGCGAAGGTCTACGAGACGCCCGAGCACGCGCAGGACGTCGAGCAGGACCACATGCTCGAACGCAACAAGATTACGGCCGACGGCGAGGAGGCCGAGGAAGAGGCGGAGGAGGCATAG
- a CDS encoding bifunctional N(6)-L-threonylcarbamoyladenine synthase/serine/threonine protein kinase, whose product MSSSLRVLGIEGTAWAASAAVYDADTDDVHIETEAYEPESGGIHPREAAEHMGEHVPQVIERALAHARSLADDDPTRDLSAGDPPVDAVAFSRGPGLGPCLRIVGTAARALAQRFDVPLVGVNHMVAHLEIGRHRSGFSSPVCLNASGANAHVLAYRNGRYRVLGETMDTGVGNALDKFTRHVGWSHPGGPKVEAAAAEGEYHELPYVVKGMDFSFSGIMSAAKQASDDGVPVEDVCCGLQENVFAMLTEVTERALSLTGSDELVLGGGVGQNERLREMLEAVCAQRGAEFFAPEDRFLRDNAGMIAVLGATMYEAGDTIPIEESAVDPDFRPDEVPVTWRRGETTNPSTADDGTVQGAEATVEIGANRVVKTRNPRTYRHPTLDERLRVERTREEARLTTDARRHGVPTPVVLDVDPAAGRLVFETVGDADLRDQLTADRVRAVARHLAAVHGAGFVHGDPTTRNVRVSRSDAGDDGRTYLIDFGLGYYTDDVEDYAMDLHVLGQSLAGTADDAEALFAAAADAYRTAGDPAVVDHLRDIEGRGRYQ is encoded by the coding sequence GTGAGTTCCTCGCTTCGCGTCCTCGGCATCGAAGGGACCGCGTGGGCGGCCAGCGCGGCCGTCTACGACGCCGACACCGACGACGTTCACATCGAGACGGAGGCGTACGAACCGGAGAGCGGCGGCATCCATCCGCGCGAGGCCGCCGAACACATGGGCGAACACGTCCCGCAGGTCATCGAGCGGGCACTCGCTCACGCCCGGTCGCTGGCCGACGACGACCCGACGCGTGACCTGTCGGCCGGCGACCCGCCAGTCGACGCCGTGGCGTTCTCGCGTGGGCCGGGACTGGGGCCGTGTCTGCGCATCGTCGGGACGGCCGCCCGCGCCCTCGCCCAGCGGTTCGACGTACCGCTGGTGGGCGTCAACCACATGGTCGCACATCTGGAAATCGGCCGCCACCGCTCGGGGTTTTCCTCGCCAGTCTGTTTGAACGCGAGCGGCGCGAACGCCCACGTCCTCGCGTACCGGAACGGCCGCTATCGCGTCCTCGGGGAGACGATGGACACCGGTGTCGGCAACGCACTCGACAAGTTCACGCGCCACGTCGGGTGGTCCCATCCCGGCGGGCCGAAGGTCGAAGCGGCCGCCGCCGAGGGCGAGTACCACGAACTCCCGTACGTCGTCAAGGGGATGGACTTCTCGTTTTCCGGTATCATGAGCGCGGCCAAGCAGGCGTCCGACGACGGCGTCCCCGTCGAGGACGTTTGCTGTGGGTTACAGGAGAACGTCTTCGCCATGCTGACCGAAGTCACGGAGCGCGCGCTGTCGCTGACCGGGAGCGACGAACTCGTCCTCGGCGGCGGCGTCGGGCAGAACGAGCGACTCCGCGAGATGCTCGAAGCGGTGTGTGCCCAGCGCGGGGCGGAGTTTTTCGCCCCCGAGGACCGCTTCCTCCGGGACAACGCCGGGATGATAGCGGTGCTGGGTGCGACGATGTACGAGGCGGGCGACACCATCCCAATCGAGGAGTCGGCCGTCGACCCGGACTTCCGCCCGGACGAGGTGCCCGTGACGTGGCGGCGCGGGGAGACGACGAACCCGTCGACTGCCGACGACGGGACGGTGCAGGGTGCAGAGGCGACGGTCGAAATCGGGGCCAACCGCGTGGTCAAGACACGCAACCCGCGGACGTACCGCCACCCCACCCTCGACGAGCGGTTACGGGTCGAGCGGACGCGGGAGGAGGCACGGCTGACGACCGACGCGCGCCGCCACGGCGTTCCGACACCGGTGGTTCTGGACGTGGACCCCGCGGCGGGTCGGTTGGTCTTCGAGACGGTGGGCGACGCCGACTTGCGGGACCAGTTGACCGCGGACCGCGTGCGTGCGGTCGCACGACACCTCGCCGCCGTCCACGGGGCCGGGTTCGTCCACGGCGACCCGACGACCCGGAACGTCCGGGTGAGCCGTTCGGATGCGGGCGACGACGGGCGGACGTACCTCATCGACTTCGGCCTCGGCTACTACACCGACGACGTGGAGGACTACGCGATGGACCTCCACGTCCTCGGCCAGTCGCTCGCGGGGACGGCCGACGACGCGGAGGCGTTGTTCGCCGCCGCCGCGGACGCCTACCGGACGGCGGGTGACCCGGCCGTCGTCGACCACCTGCGGGACATCGAGGGCCGCGGTCGCTACCAGTGA
- a CDS encoding DNA-directed RNA polymerase, protein MYKRVTLRDTVEVPPEHLADVNPDLVKQLLQDKLEGLMDEDVGSVVSVIEVHDIGDGAVLPNRPGVYYEAEFDALTFDPQMQEVVDGEIVEVVNFGAFVGIGPVDGLLHVSQISDEYLAYDGENNMLASRDSDQTIGEGDAVRARIVTKSIDERNPRDSKIGLTAKQVGLGKHGWLDEERKEREATAGE, encoded by the coding sequence ATGTACAAACGGGTCACACTGCGCGATACGGTAGAGGTGCCCCCGGAGCACCTTGCGGACGTGAATCCGGACCTTGTCAAGCAGTTGCTGCAGGACAAGTTGGAAGGACTCATGGACGAGGACGTGGGGAGCGTCGTCTCGGTCATCGAAGTACACGACATCGGCGACGGTGCCGTCCTCCCGAACAGACCGGGAGTCTACTACGAAGCCGAGTTCGACGCGCTGACCTTCGACCCACAGATGCAGGAGGTCGTCGACGGCGAAATCGTCGAAGTCGTCAACTTCGGTGCCTTCGTGGGAATCGGTCCGGTCGACGGGCTTCTCCACGTCAGCCAGATTTCCGACGAGTACCTCGCCTACGACGGCGAGAACAACATGCTCGCCTCCCGGGACTCGGACCAGACCATCGGGGAGGGCGACGCCGTCCGGGCACGCATCGTCACCAAGAGCATCGACGAGCGCAACCCGCGGGACAGCAAAATCGGCCTGACGGCCAAACAGGTCGGCCTCGGCAAGCACGGCTGGCTCGACGAGGAGCGCAAAGAGCGCGAGGCGACGGCGGGTGAGTAG
- a CDS encoding PIN domain-containing protein, with protein MRVAMDTSALMLPVEADVRVFEELDRLLGTYETVVPEAVVAELEKLAEGNGAEGTAASVGRDLAERCRTVDHEESYADDALLELAREDEADCVVTNDRPLRDRLLDSGVPVIGLRGRNKLAVTQP; from the coding sequence ATGAGAGTCGCCATGGACACGAGCGCGCTGATGCTGCCGGTCGAAGCCGACGTGCGCGTGTTCGAGGAACTCGACCGACTGCTGGGCACGTACGAGACAGTCGTCCCCGAAGCCGTCGTCGCGGAGTTGGAGAAACTCGCCGAGGGCAACGGTGCGGAGGGGACGGCCGCGAGCGTCGGTCGCGACCTCGCCGAGCGATGTCGGACTGTCGACCACGAGGAATCGTACGCCGACGACGCGTTGCTCGAACTCGCCCGCGAGGACGAGGCCGACTGTGTCGTCACGAACGACCGCCCCCTGCGTGACCGCCTGCTCGACTCGGGCGTTCCAGTAATTGGTTTAAGGGGCCGGAACAAACTCGCTGTTACTCAACCATAA
- a CDS encoding DUF7384 family protein, which yields MPDARPTPARFVADADVLAADLLVGGPAREAIDLARAHSWVTLVASDPLLADAEAVVATCADATLAADWREKIENLRDSVSHPEGDHPALASAYRGDAAHVLSFDDALTSVETGASLRAYADVSVREPRAFVSLFDPESMYELTEGGTFPGPDRDPRA from the coding sequence ATGCCTGACGCCCGACCGACCCCGGCGCGGTTCGTCGCCGACGCCGACGTACTCGCCGCCGACCTCCTCGTCGGCGGCCCCGCACGCGAGGCTATCGACCTCGCCCGCGCACACTCGTGGGTCACGCTCGTGGCGAGTGACCCGCTACTGGCCGACGCCGAAGCCGTCGTCGCGACGTGTGCGGACGCCACGCTCGCGGCCGACTGGCGCGAGAAAATCGAGAACCTCCGCGACTCGGTGTCCCATCCCGAGGGCGACCACCCGGCTCTCGCCTCGGCGTACCGCGGCGACGCCGCACACGTCCTCTCGTTCGACGACGCGCTGACGAGCGTCGAAACCGGGGCCTCCCTCCGGGCCTACGCCGACGTGAGCGTCCGCGAACCGCGGGCGTTCGTCTCGCTGTTCGACCCCGAGTCGATGTACGAACTGACAGAGGGCGGCACCTTCCCCGGCCCGGACCGCGACCCACGGGCGTGA
- a CDS encoding translation initiation factor IF-2 subunit gamma, with protein sequence MTSEHRQPEVNIGLVGHVDHGKTTLVQALSGEWTDQHSEEMKRGISIRLGYADATFRECPDEDEPDRYTVEEECDDGTPSEPLRTVSFVDAPGHETLMATMLSGASIMDGAVLVISASEPVPQAQTEEHLMALDIIGIDNIVIAQNKIDLVDRDRAAENYEEIQEFVSGTVAEGAPVVPVSAQQGVNMDLLMQAIEEEIPTPERDPDADARMFVARSFDINRPGTTWDSLSGGVLGGSLVQGSLDEGDDIELRPGREVEEGGQTEWRPVETTVRSLQAGGEDVASATPGGLLGVGTGLDPSLTKGDALAGQVAGPSGSLPPVHEEFTMDVDLLERIVGDVEEEVEEISTGEPLMLTVGTATTVGSVTSARGGECEVALKRPICAEEGAAIAINRRVGARWRLIGVGTLRG encoded by the coding sequence ATGACAAGCGAACACCGACAACCGGAGGTGAACATCGGCCTCGTCGGCCACGTCGACCACGGCAAGACGACGCTGGTTCAGGCACTCTCAGGCGAATGGACGGACCAGCACTCAGAGGAGATGAAACGCGGTATCTCCATCAGACTGGGGTACGCCGACGCGACGTTCCGGGAGTGCCCGGACGAGGACGAACCCGACCGGTACACGGTCGAGGAGGAGTGCGACGACGGGACGCCGAGCGAGCCGCTGCGGACCGTCTCGTTCGTCGACGCCCCCGGTCACGAGACGCTGATGGCAACGATGCTCTCCGGCGCGTCCATCATGGACGGGGCGGTCCTGGTCATCTCGGCCAGCGAACCCGTCCCGCAGGCCCAGACCGAGGAACACCTGATGGCACTGGACATCATCGGCATCGACAACATCGTCATCGCACAGAACAAGATAGACCTCGTCGACCGCGACCGAGCGGCCGAGAACTACGAGGAGATACAGGAGTTCGTCTCGGGGACGGTCGCCGAGGGCGCGCCCGTCGTTCCGGTCAGCGCCCAGCAGGGCGTCAACATGGACCTGTTGATGCAGGCCATCGAGGAGGAGATTCCCACGCCCGAACGAGACCCCGACGCCGACGCACGGATGTTCGTCGCACGGAGTTTCGACATCAACCGGCCGGGCACGACGTGGGACTCGCTCTCGGGCGGCGTGCTGGGCGGCAGTCTGGTGCAGGGCTCGCTCGACGAGGGCGACGACATCGAACTCCGGCCCGGGCGCGAAGTCGAAGAGGGCGGCCAGACGGAGTGGCGGCCGGTCGAGACGACCGTCCGCTCGCTTCAGGCCGGTGGCGAGGACGTGGCGTCGGCCACGCCGGGCGGGTTGCTCGGCGTCGGGACGGGGTTGGACCCGTCGCTGACGAAGGGCGACGCGCTGGCCGGACAGGTTGCCGGACCCTCCGGGTCCCTCCCGCCGGTCCACGAGGAGTTCACGATGGACGTGGACCTGCTGGAACGCATCGTCGGCGACGTCGAGGAGGAAGTCGAGGAGATTTCGACGGGCGAACCGCTGATGCTCACTGTCGGGACGGCCACAACGGTCGGGTCGGTCACGAGTGCCCGCGGCGGCGAGTGTGAGGTCGCGCTGAAGCGGCCCATCTGTGCCGAGGAGGGTGCCGCAATCGCCATCAACCGCCGGGTCGGCGCGCGCTGGCGACTCATCGGTGTCGGGACGCTCAGGGGATGA
- a CDS encoding non-canonical purine NTP pyrophosphatase, translating into MLRFVTTNEGKVREAREYLDGVEQLDFDYTEVQAEDLRTVAAHGAREAYRYAGEPVLVDDAGLFVDAFDGFPGPYSSYVEDTVGVERVWRLVADEDDRSAAFKTVLAYCDGAEFDASPEPVDRDDATPERRGQDRTVDERAAATTDDQVAEGDLPVKIFEGYVPGELVAPRGDGGFGYDPIFEHDGRTFAEMTPAEKNAVSHRGRALAKFGEWFQER; encoded by the coding sequence ATGCTCCGGTTCGTCACGACGAACGAGGGGAAGGTCCGCGAGGCCCGCGAGTATCTGGACGGTGTCGAGCAGTTGGACTTCGACTACACGGAGGTGCAGGCCGAGGACTTGCGAACCGTCGCGGCCCACGGCGCGCGGGAGGCGTATCGCTACGCGGGCGAACCGGTCCTCGTCGACGACGCGGGCCTGTTCGTCGACGCCTTCGACGGATTTCCCGGCCCATACTCCTCGTACGTCGAGGACACCGTCGGCGTCGAGCGCGTCTGGCGGCTGGTCGCGGACGAGGACGACCGCTCGGCGGCGTTCAAGACGGTGCTTGCGTACTGCGACGGTGCCGAGTTCGACGCGTCACCGGAACCGGTCGACCGTGACGACGCGACGCCCGAGCGACGCGGACAGGACCGAACCGTCGACGAGCGAGCGGCGGCGACGACGGACGACCAGGTGGCCGAGGGCGACCTCCCGGTGAAGATATTCGAGGGGTACGTCCCGGGGGAACTCGTCGCGCCCCGCGGCGACGGCGGGTTCGGCTACGACCCCATCTTCGAACACGACGGGCGGACATTCGCGGAGATGACGCCCGCCGAGAAGAACGCAGTCTCACACCGCGGACGGGCACTGGCGAAGTTCGGGGAGTGGTTTCAGGAGCGGTAG